From the Candidatus Latescibacterota bacterium genome, one window contains:
- a CDS encoding class I SAM-dependent methyltransferase — protein sequence MFSELALGACSDLEFGSVLDIGSGSGSHAAHFRDLSKTVTTVNLEPPADMVGDYLELELPQHDLVWASHVLEHQPNPNLFLRKCFADTGRYFCVTVPPLKHEIVGGHLTLWNAGLLLYNMVIAGWDCSEAKVMTYGYNISVLVEKKKADLPPLKMDSGDIERLSGFFPFPVWQGFDGRTTERT from the coding sequence ATGTTCTCTGAACTGGCTTTGGGTGCTTGTTCAGACCTTGAGTTCGGTTCTGTTCTTGATATTGGAAGCGGAAGTGGGTCACATGCGGCTCACTTCCGCGACCTTTCAAAGACCGTTACCACGGTCAACCTTGAACCACCGGCTGATATGGTTGGTGATTATCTTGAACTTGAATTGCCGCAGCATGACCTTGTTTGGGCGAGTCATGTGCTGGAACACCAGCCCAATCCGAATTTGTTTCTAAGGAAGTGCTTTGCCGATACCGGCAGGTATTTCTGCGTTACCGTACCACCGTTAAAACATGAGATTGTCGGTGGTCACCTGACTCTCTGGAATGCAGGATTGCTGCTTTACAACATGGTGATTGCCGGGTGGGATTGCAGCGAAGCAAAGGTTATGACCTACGGTTACAACATCAGCGTGTTGGTTGAGAAGAAAAAGGCTGACTTGCCGCCGTTAAAGATGGATTCCGGCGACATTGAGCGGTTATCCGGGTTTTTCCCGTTTCCAGTATGGCAGGGTTTTGATGGACGAACGACCGAGAGAACTTGA
- a CDS encoding TylF/MycF family methyltransferase, whose translation MDERPRELDDVPHVADLKPVAIEHAGAGTWAEFGVYRGNSARHWLNHMPDNTHLHLFDSFEGLPEYWDIVGDGNPREINMFKVQEHEIPVFHGSRSTMHRGLFADTLPKADMGVLSFVNIDCDLYSSTVTVLEHIEVEPGTIMIFDEYHGYPNYRAHERKAYFEWSERTGYKLDWIATAHWGALGVVV comes from the coding sequence ATGGACGAACGACCGAGAGAACTTGATGATGTCCCACATGTTGCCGACCTTAAGCCGGTTGCGATAGAACATGCCGGGGCGGGAACATGGGCAGAGTTCGGTGTTTATCGTGGCAACAGCGCACGGCACTGGTTAAACCACATGCCCGATAATACCCACTTACACCTGTTTGATTCATTTGAAGGCTTGCCCGAATACTGGGATATAGTCGGTGATGGCAATCCGCGTGAAATCAACATGTTCAAGGTGCAGGAACATGAAATACCCGTGTTCCACGGCTCACGCTCAACCATGCACCGGGGTCTGTTTGCCGACACCCTGCCAAAAGCTGATATGGGTGTGCTGAGTTTTGTCAATATCGACTGTGACCTGTATTCCTCAACCGTCACGGTACTTGAGCATATTGAGGTAGAACCGGGAACCATCATGATTTTTGATGAATACCACGGTTATCCGAATTACAGGGCCCATGAGAGAAAGGCGTATTTTGAATGGTCGGAGCGTACCGGTTACAAGCTTGATTGGATTGCAACGGCGCACTGGGGCGCATTGGGAGTAGTGGTATGA